Proteins from one Choloepus didactylus isolate mChoDid1 chromosome 4, mChoDid1.pri, whole genome shotgun sequence genomic window:
- the LOC119532241 gene encoding non-secretory ribonuclease-like, whose protein sequence is MGDDSRLCLLVMLGLWAIVGSFRAPPRGLTRAQWFNIQHVQMAHPRCDDAMRVVNRYRHSCKRENSFLHIPYENVTIVCSYESITCMNGSQNCHQSRERVSLTDCNLTRWNPDYKRCRYRQSSAQKFYVVACMERDPRDPPQYPVVPVHLDDIR, encoded by the coding sequence ATGGGCGATGATTCCCGACTTTGTCTCCTTGTGATGCTCGGACTCTGGGCAATTGTGGGCTCATTCCGTGCCCCACCCCGAGGGTTAACCCGGGCTCAGTGGTTTAACATCCAGCACGTGCAAATGGCCCATCCGAGATGTGATGATGCAATGCGGGTAGTTAACAGATACCGACATTCTTGCAAAAGGGAAAACTCATTTCTCCACATACCTTATGAAAATGTAACTATAGTTTGTAGCTATGAAAGTATTACCTGTATGAATGGCTCACAGAACTGTCATCAAAGTAGAGAGAGGGTGTCTTTAACCGATTGTAATCTCACAAGATGGAATCCAGACTACAAACGCTGCAGATATAGACAGTCATCAGCACAGAAGTTCTATGTTGTTGCCTGTATGGAAAGAGATCCACGGGACCCTCCTCAGTATCCAGTGGTTCCAGTTCACTTGGATGATATCAGATAA